Proteins co-encoded in one Salvia splendens isolate huo1 chromosome 4, SspV2, whole genome shotgun sequence genomic window:
- the LOC121799714 gene encoding ubiquinone biosynthesis monooxygenase COQ6, mitochondrial-like isoform X1 yields MICSEVCRTYTRQWAFHRHVWKSANRTLSSGAETKFPGASIEHGSADKQRSESNLPVHDVAIVGGGMVGMALACSLAKIPLTSHLNIAIIDSNPALQSGQSIEKEAPPDPRVSTVTPATRALFQDVGAWKYVEEHRHAYFDRMQVWDYTGLGYTKYHARDVNKEVLGCVVENKVLHKSLLSCLQDSGSQHKLYPLRLSSMHLEPASASSRHGSLAKLELSDGNSLYAKLVVGADGSKSRVKELAGISSSGWKYSQNAVICTVEHMEENRCAWQRFLPNGPIALLPIGDKFSNIVWTMDPEESLNRKSMSEVDFVKEVNRALDNGYGPRPKSQSLGGASPFSWLTAKKAVSAYDCFEIPPKITKLTSERMVFPLSLKHANSYATKRVALIGDAAHTVHPLAGQGVNMGFGDAFSLSNVIAEGIAVGSDIGEVSLLRRYELDRKPANLTMMAILDGFQKAYSVDFGPLNVLRAAAFQGVQNLSPLKRNIISYASGEQRFPLFS; encoded by the exons ATGATTTGCAGTGAGGTGTG CAGGACTTATACAAGACAATGGGCTTTCCACAGGCATGTCTGGAAATCAGCAAATAGAACGTTATCCAGTGGTGCAGAAACCAAGTTCCCTGGTGCATCCATTGAACAT GGATCTGCAGACAAACAAAGATCCGAAAGCAATCTTCCTGTGCACGATGTTGCTATTGTTGGAGGTGGCATGGTTGGCATGGCTCTGGCTTGCTCTTTAG CAAAGATACCATTGACAAGCCATCTGAACATTGCCATCATTGATAGCAATCCAGCACTACAAAGTGGTCAATCTATCGAGAAAGAGGCTCCCCCAGATCCGAGAGTTAGTACCGTCACCCCAGCAACTAGAGCTCTCTTTCAAG ATGTTGGTGCGTGGAAATATGTGGAAGAGCATAGGCATGCTTACTTTGATAGGATGCAG GTTTGGGACTATACTGGTCTTGGCTATACAAAGTACCATGCAAGAGATGTGAATAAGGAAGTACTAGG GTGCGTGGTAGAGAATAAAGTGCTTCATAAATCTCTGTTATCATGCCTCCAG GATTCAGGTTCCCAGCATAAACTATACCCTCTCAGATTAAGCTCAATGCACTTGGAACCAGCTTCTGCATCAAGCCGTCATGGATCTTTAGCAAAACTGGAACTTAGTGATGGGAATAGTTTGTATGCAAAACTAGTG GTCGGAGCGGATGGGTCCAAATCACGTGTCAAGGAGTTGGCTGGAATAAGCTCAAGTGGATGGAAGTATTCTCAAAATGCAGTTATATGTACTGTGGAGCACATGGAGGAAAACCGATGTGCTTGGCAAAGATTTCTCCCTAATGGTCCAATTGCCCTTCTCCCAATAGGAGACAAGTTCAGCAATATCGTTTGGACAATGGACCCTGAAGAGTCGTTAAATCGCAAATCAATGTCTGAGGTTGATTTTGTGAAAGAAGTAAACCGAGCTCTGGACAATGGCTATGGTCCTCGTCCAAAATCTCAGTCGTTGGGGGGTGCGTCTCCATTCTCTTGGTTAACTGCCAAAAAAGCAGTATCAGCCTATGATTGTTTTGAAATCCCACCAAAAATCACCAAACTAACCTCTGAAAGAATGGTGTTCCCCTTGTCTCTAAAGCATGCAAACTCTTATGCCACGAAACGTGTTGCTCTTATTGGTGATGCTGCACACACTGTTCATCCTTTGGCCGGTCAAGGAGTTAATATGGGATTTGGAGATGCGTTCTCTCTCTCGAACGTTATTGCTGAAGGCATTGCAGTTGGATCTGATATCGGTGAG GTGTCGTTGCTGAGAAGATATGAATTGGATAGGAAACCTGCGAACCTAACAATGATGGCGATCCTAGATGGCTTTCAAAAGGCGTACTCTGTTGATTTCGGCCCATTAAACGTGTTGCGTGCCGCTGCATTCCAAGGAGTACAGAATCTTTCACCGCTAAAGAGAAACATCATATCTTATGCCTCAGGTGAGCAGAGATTTCCACTTTTTTCATGA
- the LOC121799714 gene encoding ubiquinone biosynthesis monooxygenase COQ6, mitochondrial-like isoform X6 produces the protein MVGMALACSLAKIPLTSHLNIAIIDSNPALQSGQSIEKEAPPDPRVSTVTPATRALFQDVGAWKYVEEHRHAYFDRMQVWDYTGLGYTKYHARDVNKEVLGCVVENKVLHKSLLSCLQDSGSQHKLYPLRLSSMHLEPASASSRHGSLAKLELSDGNSLYAKLVVGADGSKSRVKELAGISSSGWKYSQNAVICTVEHMEENRCAWQRFLPNGPIALLPIGDKFSNIVWTMDPEESLNRKSMSEVDFVKEVNRALDNGYGPRPKSQSLGGASPFSWLTAKKAVSAYDCFEIPPKITKLTSERMVFPLSLKHANSYATKRVALIGDAAHTVHPLAGQGVNMGFGDAFSLSNVIAEGIAVGSDIGEVSLLRRYELDRKPANLTMMAILDGFQKAYSVDFGPLNVLRAAAFQGVQNLSPLKRNIISYASGEQRFPLFS, from the exons ATGGTTGGCATGGCTCTGGCTTGCTCTTTAG CAAAGATACCATTGACAAGCCATCTGAACATTGCCATCATTGATAGCAATCCAGCACTACAAAGTGGTCAATCTATCGAGAAAGAGGCTCCCCCAGATCCGAGAGTTAGTACCGTCACCCCAGCAACTAGAGCTCTCTTTCAAG ATGTTGGTGCGTGGAAATATGTGGAAGAGCATAGGCATGCTTACTTTGATAGGATGCAG GTTTGGGACTATACTGGTCTTGGCTATACAAAGTACCATGCAAGAGATGTGAATAAGGAAGTACTAGG GTGCGTGGTAGAGAATAAAGTGCTTCATAAATCTCTGTTATCATGCCTCCAG GATTCAGGTTCCCAGCATAAACTATACCCTCTCAGATTAAGCTCAATGCACTTGGAACCAGCTTCTGCATCAAGCCGTCATGGATCTTTAGCAAAACTGGAACTTAGTGATGGGAATAGTTTGTATGCAAAACTAGTG GTCGGAGCGGATGGGTCCAAATCACGTGTCAAGGAGTTGGCTGGAATAAGCTCAAGTGGATGGAAGTATTCTCAAAATGCAGTTATATGTACTGTGGAGCACATGGAGGAAAACCGATGTGCTTGGCAAAGATTTCTCCCTAATGGTCCAATTGCCCTTCTCCCAATAGGAGACAAGTTCAGCAATATCGTTTGGACAATGGACCCTGAAGAGTCGTTAAATCGCAAATCAATGTCTGAGGTTGATTTTGTGAAAGAAGTAAACCGAGCTCTGGACAATGGCTATGGTCCTCGTCCAAAATCTCAGTCGTTGGGGGGTGCGTCTCCATTCTCTTGGTTAACTGCCAAAAAAGCAGTATCAGCCTATGATTGTTTTGAAATCCCACCAAAAATCACCAAACTAACCTCTGAAAGAATGGTGTTCCCCTTGTCTCTAAAGCATGCAAACTCTTATGCCACGAAACGTGTTGCTCTTATTGGTGATGCTGCACACACTGTTCATCCTTTGGCCGGTCAAGGAGTTAATATGGGATTTGGAGATGCGTTCTCTCTCTCGAACGTTATTGCTGAAGGCATTGCAGTTGGATCTGATATCGGTGAG GTGTCGTTGCTGAGAAGATATGAATTGGATAGGAAACCTGCGAACCTAACAATGATGGCGATCCTAGATGGCTTTCAAAAGGCGTACTCTGTTGATTTCGGCCCATTAAACGTGTTGCGTGCCGCTGCATTCCAAGGAGTACAGAATCTTTCACCGCTAAAGAGAAACATCATATCTTATGCCTCAGGTGAGCAGAGATTTCCACTTTTTTCATGA
- the LOC121799714 gene encoding ubiquinone biosynthesis monooxygenase COQ6, mitochondrial-like isoform X4 — protein MIRTYTRQWAFHRHVWKSANRTLSSGAETKFPGASIEHGSADKQRSESNLPVHDVAIVGGGMVGMALACSLAKIPLTSHLNIAIIDSNPALQSGQSIEKEAPPDPRVSTVTPATRALFQDVGAWKYVEEHRHAYFDRMQVWDYTGLGYTKYHARDVNKEVLGCVVENKVLHKSLLSCLQDSGSQHKLYPLRLSSMHLEPASASSRHGSLAKLELSDGNSLYAKLVVGADGSKSRVKELAGISSSGWKYSQNAVICTVEHMEENRCAWQRFLPNGPIALLPIGDKFSNIVWTMDPEESLNRKSMSEVDFVKEVNRALDNGYGPRPKSQSLGGASPFSWLTAKKAVSAYDCFEIPPKITKLTSERMVFPLSLKHANSYATKRVALIGDAAHTVHPLAGQGVNMGFGDAFSLSNVIAEGIAVGSDIGEVSLLRRYELDRKPANLTMMAILDGFQKAYSVDFGPLNVLRAAAFQGVQNLSPLKRNIISYASGEQRFPLFS, from the exons ATGATACG GACTTATACAAGACAATGGGCTTTCCACAGGCATGTCTGGAAATCAGCAAATAGAACGTTATCCAGTGGTGCAGAAACCAAGTTCCCTGGTGCATCCATTGAACAT GGATCTGCAGACAAACAAAGATCCGAAAGCAATCTTCCTGTGCACGATGTTGCTATTGTTGGAGGTGGCATGGTTGGCATGGCTCTGGCTTGCTCTTTAG CAAAGATACCATTGACAAGCCATCTGAACATTGCCATCATTGATAGCAATCCAGCACTACAAAGTGGTCAATCTATCGAGAAAGAGGCTCCCCCAGATCCGAGAGTTAGTACCGTCACCCCAGCAACTAGAGCTCTCTTTCAAG ATGTTGGTGCGTGGAAATATGTGGAAGAGCATAGGCATGCTTACTTTGATAGGATGCAG GTTTGGGACTATACTGGTCTTGGCTATACAAAGTACCATGCAAGAGATGTGAATAAGGAAGTACTAGG GTGCGTGGTAGAGAATAAAGTGCTTCATAAATCTCTGTTATCATGCCTCCAG GATTCAGGTTCCCAGCATAAACTATACCCTCTCAGATTAAGCTCAATGCACTTGGAACCAGCTTCTGCATCAAGCCGTCATGGATCTTTAGCAAAACTGGAACTTAGTGATGGGAATAGTTTGTATGCAAAACTAGTG GTCGGAGCGGATGGGTCCAAATCACGTGTCAAGGAGTTGGCTGGAATAAGCTCAAGTGGATGGAAGTATTCTCAAAATGCAGTTATATGTACTGTGGAGCACATGGAGGAAAACCGATGTGCTTGGCAAAGATTTCTCCCTAATGGTCCAATTGCCCTTCTCCCAATAGGAGACAAGTTCAGCAATATCGTTTGGACAATGGACCCTGAAGAGTCGTTAAATCGCAAATCAATGTCTGAGGTTGATTTTGTGAAAGAAGTAAACCGAGCTCTGGACAATGGCTATGGTCCTCGTCCAAAATCTCAGTCGTTGGGGGGTGCGTCTCCATTCTCTTGGTTAACTGCCAAAAAAGCAGTATCAGCCTATGATTGTTTTGAAATCCCACCAAAAATCACCAAACTAACCTCTGAAAGAATGGTGTTCCCCTTGTCTCTAAAGCATGCAAACTCTTATGCCACGAAACGTGTTGCTCTTATTGGTGATGCTGCACACACTGTTCATCCTTTGGCCGGTCAAGGAGTTAATATGGGATTTGGAGATGCGTTCTCTCTCTCGAACGTTATTGCTGAAGGCATTGCAGTTGGATCTGATATCGGTGAG GTGTCGTTGCTGAGAAGATATGAATTGGATAGGAAACCTGCGAACCTAACAATGATGGCGATCCTAGATGGCTTTCAAAAGGCGTACTCTGTTGATTTCGGCCCATTAAACGTGTTGCGTGCCGCTGCATTCCAAGGAGTACAGAATCTTTCACCGCTAAAGAGAAACATCATATCTTATGCCTCAGGTGAGCAGAGATTTCCACTTTTTTCATGA
- the LOC121799714 gene encoding ubiquinone biosynthesis monooxygenase COQ6, mitochondrial-like isoform X5, with product MSGNQQIERYPVVQKPSSLVHPLNIQTKIRKQSSCARCCYCWRWHGWHGSGLLFSNPALQSGQSIEKEAPPDPRVSTVTPATRALFQDVGAWKYVEEHRHAYFDRMQVWDYTGLGYTKYHARDVNKEVLGCVVENKVLHKSLLSCLQDSGSQHKLYPLRLSSMHLEPASASSRHGSLAKLELSDGNSLYAKLVVGADGSKSRVKELAGISSSGWKYSQNAVICTVEHMEENRCAWQRFLPNGPIALLPIGDKFSNIVWTMDPEESLNRKSMSEVDFVKEVNRALDNGYGPRPKSQSLGGASPFSWLTAKKAVSAYDCFEIPPKITKLTSERMVFPLSLKHANSYATKRVALIGDAAHTVHPLAGQGVNMGFGDAFSLSNVIAEGIAVGSDIGEVSLLRRYELDRKPANLTMMAILDGFQKAYSVDFGPLNVLRAAAFQGVQNLSPLKRNIISYASGEQRFPLFS from the exons ATGTCTGGAAATCAGCAAATAGAACGTTATCCAGTGGTGCAGAAACCAAGTTCCCTGGTGCATCCATTGAACAT ACAAACAAAGATCCGAAAGCAATCTTCCTGTGCACGATGTTGCTATTGTTGGAGGTGGCATGGTTGGCATGGCTCTGGCTTGCTCTTTAG CAATCCAGCACTACAAAGTGGTCAATCTATCGAGAAAGAGGCTCCCCCAGATCCGAGAGTTAGTACCGTCACCCCAGCAACTAGAGCTCTCTTTCAAG ATGTTGGTGCGTGGAAATATGTGGAAGAGCATAGGCATGCTTACTTTGATAGGATGCAG GTTTGGGACTATACTGGTCTTGGCTATACAAAGTACCATGCAAGAGATGTGAATAAGGAAGTACTAGG GTGCGTGGTAGAGAATAAAGTGCTTCATAAATCTCTGTTATCATGCCTCCAG GATTCAGGTTCCCAGCATAAACTATACCCTCTCAGATTAAGCTCAATGCACTTGGAACCAGCTTCTGCATCAAGCCGTCATGGATCTTTAGCAAAACTGGAACTTAGTGATGGGAATAGTTTGTATGCAAAACTAGTG GTCGGAGCGGATGGGTCCAAATCACGTGTCAAGGAGTTGGCTGGAATAAGCTCAAGTGGATGGAAGTATTCTCAAAATGCAGTTATATGTACTGTGGAGCACATGGAGGAAAACCGATGTGCTTGGCAAAGATTTCTCCCTAATGGTCCAATTGCCCTTCTCCCAATAGGAGACAAGTTCAGCAATATCGTTTGGACAATGGACCCTGAAGAGTCGTTAAATCGCAAATCAATGTCTGAGGTTGATTTTGTGAAAGAAGTAAACCGAGCTCTGGACAATGGCTATGGTCCTCGTCCAAAATCTCAGTCGTTGGGGGGTGCGTCTCCATTCTCTTGGTTAACTGCCAAAAAAGCAGTATCAGCCTATGATTGTTTTGAAATCCCACCAAAAATCACCAAACTAACCTCTGAAAGAATGGTGTTCCCCTTGTCTCTAAAGCATGCAAACTCTTATGCCACGAAACGTGTTGCTCTTATTGGTGATGCTGCACACACTGTTCATCCTTTGGCCGGTCAAGGAGTTAATATGGGATTTGGAGATGCGTTCTCTCTCTCGAACGTTATTGCTGAAGGCATTGCAGTTGGATCTGATATCGGTGAG GTGTCGTTGCTGAGAAGATATGAATTGGATAGGAAACCTGCGAACCTAACAATGATGGCGATCCTAGATGGCTTTCAAAAGGCGTACTCTGTTGATTTCGGCCCATTAAACGTGTTGCGTGCCGCTGCATTCCAAGGAGTACAGAATCTTTCACCGCTAAAGAGAAACATCATATCTTATGCCTCAGGTGAGCAGAGATTTCCACTTTTTTCATGA
- the LOC121799714 gene encoding ubiquinone biosynthesis monooxygenase COQ6, mitochondrial-like isoform X7, translated as MFVAKIPLTSHLNIAIIDSNPALQSGQSIEKEAPPDPRVSTVTPATRALFQDVGAWKYVEEHRHAYFDRMQVWDYTGLGYTKYHARDVNKEVLGCVVENKVLHKSLLSCLQDSGSQHKLYPLRLSSMHLEPASASSRHGSLAKLELSDGNSLYAKLVVGADGSKSRVKELAGISSSGWKYSQNAVICTVEHMEENRCAWQRFLPNGPIALLPIGDKFSNIVWTMDPEESLNRKSMSEVDFVKEVNRALDNGYGPRPKSQSLGGASPFSWLTAKKAVSAYDCFEIPPKITKLTSERMVFPLSLKHANSYATKRVALIGDAAHTVHPLAGQGVNMGFGDAFSLSNVIAEGIAVGSDIGEVSLLRRYELDRKPANLTMMAILDGFQKAYSVDFGPLNVLRAAAFQGVQNLSPLKRNIISYASGEQRFPLFS; from the exons ATGTTTGTAGCAAAGATACCATTGACAAGCCATCTGAACATTGCCATCATTGATAGCAATCCAGCACTACAAAGTGGTCAATCTATCGAGAAAGAGGCTCCCCCAGATCCGAGAGTTAGTACCGTCACCCCAGCAACTAGAGCTCTCTTTCAAG ATGTTGGTGCGTGGAAATATGTGGAAGAGCATAGGCATGCTTACTTTGATAGGATGCAG GTTTGGGACTATACTGGTCTTGGCTATACAAAGTACCATGCAAGAGATGTGAATAAGGAAGTACTAGG GTGCGTGGTAGAGAATAAAGTGCTTCATAAATCTCTGTTATCATGCCTCCAG GATTCAGGTTCCCAGCATAAACTATACCCTCTCAGATTAAGCTCAATGCACTTGGAACCAGCTTCTGCATCAAGCCGTCATGGATCTTTAGCAAAACTGGAACTTAGTGATGGGAATAGTTTGTATGCAAAACTAGTG GTCGGAGCGGATGGGTCCAAATCACGTGTCAAGGAGTTGGCTGGAATAAGCTCAAGTGGATGGAAGTATTCTCAAAATGCAGTTATATGTACTGTGGAGCACATGGAGGAAAACCGATGTGCTTGGCAAAGATTTCTCCCTAATGGTCCAATTGCCCTTCTCCCAATAGGAGACAAGTTCAGCAATATCGTTTGGACAATGGACCCTGAAGAGTCGTTAAATCGCAAATCAATGTCTGAGGTTGATTTTGTGAAAGAAGTAAACCGAGCTCTGGACAATGGCTATGGTCCTCGTCCAAAATCTCAGTCGTTGGGGGGTGCGTCTCCATTCTCTTGGTTAACTGCCAAAAAAGCAGTATCAGCCTATGATTGTTTTGAAATCCCACCAAAAATCACCAAACTAACCTCTGAAAGAATGGTGTTCCCCTTGTCTCTAAAGCATGCAAACTCTTATGCCACGAAACGTGTTGCTCTTATTGGTGATGCTGCACACACTGTTCATCCTTTGGCCGGTCAAGGAGTTAATATGGGATTTGGAGATGCGTTCTCTCTCTCGAACGTTATTGCTGAAGGCATTGCAGTTGGATCTGATATCGGTGAG GTGTCGTTGCTGAGAAGATATGAATTGGATAGGAAACCTGCGAACCTAACAATGATGGCGATCCTAGATGGCTTTCAAAAGGCGTACTCTGTTGATTTCGGCCCATTAAACGTGTTGCGTGCCGCTGCATTCCAAGGAGTACAGAATCTTTCACCGCTAAAGAGAAACATCATATCTTATGCCTCAGGTGAGCAGAGATTTCCACTTTTTTCATGA
- the LOC121799714 gene encoding ubiquinone biosynthesis monooxygenase COQ6, mitochondrial-like isoform X2, with the protein MICSEVWTYTRQWAFHRHVWKSANRTLSSGAETKFPGASIEHGSADKQRSESNLPVHDVAIVGGGMVGMALACSLAKIPLTSHLNIAIIDSNPALQSGQSIEKEAPPDPRVSTVTPATRALFQDVGAWKYVEEHRHAYFDRMQVWDYTGLGYTKYHARDVNKEVLGCVVENKVLHKSLLSCLQDSGSQHKLYPLRLSSMHLEPASASSRHGSLAKLELSDGNSLYAKLVVGADGSKSRVKELAGISSSGWKYSQNAVICTVEHMEENRCAWQRFLPNGPIALLPIGDKFSNIVWTMDPEESLNRKSMSEVDFVKEVNRALDNGYGPRPKSQSLGGASPFSWLTAKKAVSAYDCFEIPPKITKLTSERMVFPLSLKHANSYATKRVALIGDAAHTVHPLAGQGVNMGFGDAFSLSNVIAEGIAVGSDIGEVSLLRRYELDRKPANLTMMAILDGFQKAYSVDFGPLNVLRAAAFQGVQNLSPLKRNIISYASGEQRFPLFS; encoded by the exons ATGATTTGCAGTGAGGTGTG GACTTATACAAGACAATGGGCTTTCCACAGGCATGTCTGGAAATCAGCAAATAGAACGTTATCCAGTGGTGCAGAAACCAAGTTCCCTGGTGCATCCATTGAACAT GGATCTGCAGACAAACAAAGATCCGAAAGCAATCTTCCTGTGCACGATGTTGCTATTGTTGGAGGTGGCATGGTTGGCATGGCTCTGGCTTGCTCTTTAG CAAAGATACCATTGACAAGCCATCTGAACATTGCCATCATTGATAGCAATCCAGCACTACAAAGTGGTCAATCTATCGAGAAAGAGGCTCCCCCAGATCCGAGAGTTAGTACCGTCACCCCAGCAACTAGAGCTCTCTTTCAAG ATGTTGGTGCGTGGAAATATGTGGAAGAGCATAGGCATGCTTACTTTGATAGGATGCAG GTTTGGGACTATACTGGTCTTGGCTATACAAAGTACCATGCAAGAGATGTGAATAAGGAAGTACTAGG GTGCGTGGTAGAGAATAAAGTGCTTCATAAATCTCTGTTATCATGCCTCCAG GATTCAGGTTCCCAGCATAAACTATACCCTCTCAGATTAAGCTCAATGCACTTGGAACCAGCTTCTGCATCAAGCCGTCATGGATCTTTAGCAAAACTGGAACTTAGTGATGGGAATAGTTTGTATGCAAAACTAGTG GTCGGAGCGGATGGGTCCAAATCACGTGTCAAGGAGTTGGCTGGAATAAGCTCAAGTGGATGGAAGTATTCTCAAAATGCAGTTATATGTACTGTGGAGCACATGGAGGAAAACCGATGTGCTTGGCAAAGATTTCTCCCTAATGGTCCAATTGCCCTTCTCCCAATAGGAGACAAGTTCAGCAATATCGTTTGGACAATGGACCCTGAAGAGTCGTTAAATCGCAAATCAATGTCTGAGGTTGATTTTGTGAAAGAAGTAAACCGAGCTCTGGACAATGGCTATGGTCCTCGTCCAAAATCTCAGTCGTTGGGGGGTGCGTCTCCATTCTCTTGGTTAACTGCCAAAAAAGCAGTATCAGCCTATGATTGTTTTGAAATCCCACCAAAAATCACCAAACTAACCTCTGAAAGAATGGTGTTCCCCTTGTCTCTAAAGCATGCAAACTCTTATGCCACGAAACGTGTTGCTCTTATTGGTGATGCTGCACACACTGTTCATCCTTTGGCCGGTCAAGGAGTTAATATGGGATTTGGAGATGCGTTCTCTCTCTCGAACGTTATTGCTGAAGGCATTGCAGTTGGATCTGATATCGGTGAG GTGTCGTTGCTGAGAAGATATGAATTGGATAGGAAACCTGCGAACCTAACAATGATGGCGATCCTAGATGGCTTTCAAAAGGCGTACTCTGTTGATTTCGGCCCATTAAACGTGTTGCGTGCCGCTGCATTCCAAGGAGTACAGAATCTTTCACCGCTAAAGAGAAACATCATATCTTATGCCTCAGGTGAGCAGAGATTTCCACTTTTTTCATGA
- the LOC121799714 gene encoding ubiquinone biosynthesis monooxygenase COQ6, mitochondrial-like isoform X3 translates to MIRRTYTRQWAFHRHVWKSANRTLSSGAETKFPGASIEHGSADKQRSESNLPVHDVAIVGGGMVGMALACSLAKIPLTSHLNIAIIDSNPALQSGQSIEKEAPPDPRVSTVTPATRALFQDVGAWKYVEEHRHAYFDRMQVWDYTGLGYTKYHARDVNKEVLGCVVENKVLHKSLLSCLQDSGSQHKLYPLRLSSMHLEPASASSRHGSLAKLELSDGNSLYAKLVVGADGSKSRVKELAGISSSGWKYSQNAVICTVEHMEENRCAWQRFLPNGPIALLPIGDKFSNIVWTMDPEESLNRKSMSEVDFVKEVNRALDNGYGPRPKSQSLGGASPFSWLTAKKAVSAYDCFEIPPKITKLTSERMVFPLSLKHANSYATKRVALIGDAAHTVHPLAGQGVNMGFGDAFSLSNVIAEGIAVGSDIGEVSLLRRYELDRKPANLTMMAILDGFQKAYSVDFGPLNVLRAAAFQGVQNLSPLKRNIISYASGEQRFPLFS, encoded by the exons ATGATACG CAGGACTTATACAAGACAATGGGCTTTCCACAGGCATGTCTGGAAATCAGCAAATAGAACGTTATCCAGTGGTGCAGAAACCAAGTTCCCTGGTGCATCCATTGAACAT GGATCTGCAGACAAACAAAGATCCGAAAGCAATCTTCCTGTGCACGATGTTGCTATTGTTGGAGGTGGCATGGTTGGCATGGCTCTGGCTTGCTCTTTAG CAAAGATACCATTGACAAGCCATCTGAACATTGCCATCATTGATAGCAATCCAGCACTACAAAGTGGTCAATCTATCGAGAAAGAGGCTCCCCCAGATCCGAGAGTTAGTACCGTCACCCCAGCAACTAGAGCTCTCTTTCAAG ATGTTGGTGCGTGGAAATATGTGGAAGAGCATAGGCATGCTTACTTTGATAGGATGCAG GTTTGGGACTATACTGGTCTTGGCTATACAAAGTACCATGCAAGAGATGTGAATAAGGAAGTACTAGG GTGCGTGGTAGAGAATAAAGTGCTTCATAAATCTCTGTTATCATGCCTCCAG GATTCAGGTTCCCAGCATAAACTATACCCTCTCAGATTAAGCTCAATGCACTTGGAACCAGCTTCTGCATCAAGCCGTCATGGATCTTTAGCAAAACTGGAACTTAGTGATGGGAATAGTTTGTATGCAAAACTAGTG GTCGGAGCGGATGGGTCCAAATCACGTGTCAAGGAGTTGGCTGGAATAAGCTCAAGTGGATGGAAGTATTCTCAAAATGCAGTTATATGTACTGTGGAGCACATGGAGGAAAACCGATGTGCTTGGCAAAGATTTCTCCCTAATGGTCCAATTGCCCTTCTCCCAATAGGAGACAAGTTCAGCAATATCGTTTGGACAATGGACCCTGAAGAGTCGTTAAATCGCAAATCAATGTCTGAGGTTGATTTTGTGAAAGAAGTAAACCGAGCTCTGGACAATGGCTATGGTCCTCGTCCAAAATCTCAGTCGTTGGGGGGTGCGTCTCCATTCTCTTGGTTAACTGCCAAAAAAGCAGTATCAGCCTATGATTGTTTTGAAATCCCACCAAAAATCACCAAACTAACCTCTGAAAGAATGGTGTTCCCCTTGTCTCTAAAGCATGCAAACTCTTATGCCACGAAACGTGTTGCTCTTATTGGTGATGCTGCACACACTGTTCATCCTTTGGCCGGTCAAGGAGTTAATATGGGATTTGGAGATGCGTTCTCTCTCTCGAACGTTATTGCTGAAGGCATTGCAGTTGGATCTGATATCGGTGAG GTGTCGTTGCTGAGAAGATATGAATTGGATAGGAAACCTGCGAACCTAACAATGATGGCGATCCTAGATGGCTTTCAAAAGGCGTACTCTGTTGATTTCGGCCCATTAAACGTGTTGCGTGCCGCTGCATTCCAAGGAGTACAGAATCTTTCACCGCTAAAGAGAAACATCATATCTTATGCCTCAGGTGAGCAGAGATTTCCACTTTTTTCATGA